CGACAGGTTTTTTCGATATAACCTTCTGACCAATGGTGTTATAAACGTTCACAATAGCGATGTTTTCATCTGCCCTTAAGGTTAAAATATTATCTGTAACAGGGTTAGGTGAATAATTAAATCCAACAGAAACTAAGTCTTCAATACTAGCGGTTGTGGTATTTAGTAAGGTGTAATGATCTATACCTATTCCCCATGTGAAGGTGTTTTCATCATCATAAATAAATTTGACCTTGAAAGCATTATTAATATATGCTGTTACATCGATGCTTACACTTTGGTTACTACCACTATTCGGAGCTGTATCATCACCATCTACTAAGAGTACATTTTGCCATACTGTACCATCCCAAACGTCAACCATAAAATTACCACTATTGCTAAATGTTTGATGATTATATATCAGCTCTATTGCAGCTGTAGAAACACTTTGGGCAATTAAATCTATGGAAGGACCTTCTAATTCTACGTAATTATTTACAAAACTACCACAGCTATTGTCATTAAAAATTACCCCACCTGAAGAGAAACTAGCAGGATTTGTATAGCCACTACCAATGAGTGAACCTGAATATCCAAACTGCCAAGTGCAGCCGGTAGGACCAGAAGTAGCTGACCAACCCTCAGGAATTACTGACGCATCAAAATTCTCTTCTTGAATTTGAGCATTGCTTATCCAGGCGATACAGCATAACATACACAGTAAAATTACTTTTCTCATAGAATTGAATTTTAATTCCACTATAATTATTCGAATTCTACTTGATATACGTTTTTAAGTAGTAATTTTTTTCCATACTTTTTTGTTTATGATATGCTCGTAATTAAACAGCGTTCATCATTTATTATAAACAATCTAAGTTAGAGGTAAATAGTATAACGTAAAAAGTGTTAAAATATTTTAGAAAAAGTGTACTATAAAATCATCGTCTAAAATGTACGAAAACTATTAGAAACACTATTGCTCAGCATGAGTACAATAGTCCATGATATTACGGAATTAAAAACTAAATTTTACTGGAATTATCTAACAAATAAAAATCCATCAAAACCATAGCCGTTAAAGCTTCTACAATAGGCACAGCTCTGGGTACAACACAAGGATCATGTCTTCCTTTACCTTGCACATTTACGGCATTACCATCAGCGTCTATGGTATCATATTTTTGAAGTAATGTGGCTACCGGTTTAAATGCGACGTTAAAATAAACATCCATTCCGTTAGAAATACCACCTTGAATACCACCAGATAAATTTGTTTTAGTAGACCCGTCTACATTAAAAGCATCATTATGTTCAGATCCTTTTAATTTTGTACCCTCAAAACCACTACCATATTCAAAACCTTTTACGGCGTTTATAGTAAGCATGGCTTGACCTAATCTGGCATGTAATTTATCAAAAATGGGTTCGCCAAAACCTAAGGGTACATTTTTAGCTACACAAGTAATGGTACCACCTATGGTATCACCTTGTTTTTTAATAGCTTTAATATGGTCTATCATTTTCGTAGCTGTTTCTGTATCAGGACAACGAACAGCATTTGATTCTGTTTGCGATAAATCTAATTCTTGATAGGATTTATCTAAAGCAATAGCTCCTACAGAATTGGTAAACGCATTAATTTTTATGTCTTTTAGTATTTGTTTGGCGATGGCTCCGGCAACAATCCAATTGGCAGTTTCACGAGCAGATGAGCGTCCTCCGCCTCTAAAATCTCTTAAGCCATATTTTTTAGTATATGTATAATCGGCGTGAGAAGGTCTAAAAGTATTTTTAATATCTGAGTAATCTTGCGATTTTTGATTGGTATTTTTAATTATAAAACCAATAGATGTACCCGTAGTTTGACCATCAAATATACCCGATAAAAACTCAACAGTGTCAGGTTCTTTACGTTGGGTTACAATAGCAGATTGCCCAGGTTTACGTCGATCTAATTCATTTTGAATTGCTTTAAAATCTAATGTGATACCAGCGGGACAGCCATCTATAACACCACCAATGGCGGCTCCATGTGATTCTCCAAACGTAGTCAGTTTAAATAATTTTCCTATACTGTTGCTCATTTACTAAAAATTGAAAAGCAAAGGTAAAATAATAATTCTATACTATATGCTTAGGTTCAATATAACTTTTCTATTGTATTGTTATCTTTTTAAGGATTTGAATATTGAATATTCATTTTTGTATTGATAAAATAGTGTAAATATCCCACCCCGTCAACGTCTTTAAAATAGAATTCACCTGTATCGCATCGTTTATCATTTCATACAGTTTATTATCCCAATTTGTAAAATGCAATCATTTTCATAAAATGACCTACGTCATTTTATGAAATATACAGAAGGCATAATTTTATATTAAAATAAAACTACAGTAAAAGTTAGAATTTGAAGCGTCTATAATTTTTATTAAAACGCTTCAATAGTTTAATAGTTAAGTGATTGAGGAGAATGTAACTAGTATACAGCAGCGTAATAAATAAAATGAACCCATAAAAAATAGATTATGAATAATTTCAGATACAGACCAAAAGACAATTTTATTCAAGAGGCAGACTGGAAAGAACTTTTTGTTCTTACAGAACATTGGAAATCTGACCTTTTATTTTTTGCAGATGATATAAAATTTCTACATGATTTAATTGATAAATATTATTTATGGATTGCTAGAAAAGAACATATAGATAAGGTACAAGAGATAGAGATTAACTTGTTAAATGTAGATAGACAAAATGCTTTATTATTAAAGAAAACGAATAAACATCTAGAACATTTGGAAGCTTTAATTGATAATCCATTTAAATATGATGCTTATGAATTTAGAAATGAACATGAGCAACTCGAAGATGATTTATCTGATTTTCTTAAATCTTTTAGAAAAAATAGAAAGGAAGTTTTCAGTATTACTGAATTTATAATTGATAAAGAAGAATTGGTAAGGCATTTAGACTTTAGTAAAATTAAAAATTATGCCTAAAAGATGTGATGCTATAGCTATAGGTTAACATTGACCTGTATCATATTAATTACAAATTCATATATAATTTTACATTTCAAAATTGAAGGAGATGAAAAAATACAGATGGTTAATAGTTACAGCAGTTGTTGTAATTGCAGTAATAGGTTATTTTTATGTAAGACCTAAAATTGAGTCAAAAAAAGTAGATTATACATTTACTGTTTTTCAAAAAGGTGATATAGAGTCTGATGTATCTAGCACAGGGACATTGGAAGCCATTAATACTGTAGATGTAGGTACACAAATATCTGGTACCATCTCTAAAATATATGTTGATTACAATGATCAGGTAAAAGCAGGGCAATTATTGGCTACTATGGACATGAAAATGCTACGCACGGCGTTAGAATCTGCTTCAGCCAATTTGGCCGTGAGTCAAGCCCAATTGAATCAGGTTCAAGATGATTATAATAGGAATAAGGTGCTGTTTGAAAAAGATGTTATATCTGAAAAAGAATTTAATACTTCAAAATATAGTTATGAGCAGGCTGTTAGTTACAAAAAAGCATCTCAAGCTGCACTTACAAATGCACAAGTTAATATGGGATATGCTAAAATATTATCACCTATTAATGGCGTAGTTATTGAAAAAGCGGTAGATGAAGGACAGACCGTTGCTGCAAGTTTTTCTACACCAACAATGTTTATTATAGCGGAAGATTTGTCTAAAATGCAAATTTTGGCAGATGTTGATGAAAGTGATATTGGTTATGTAAAAGATAGTATGGACGTACGTTTTACCATACAAACCTATCCAGATAAAAAGTTTTTTGGTAAAGTGAGCCAAATTCGATTACAGCCAACAGAAATAAACAATGTGGTTAATTATCAGGTAGTTATTGATATAGAAAATAAGGGTGGGTTATTAATACCTGGCATGACTACGAACATTGAGTTTATAACAGCTAAAGCAAAGGATGTTTGGCTTATAAATAATTCTGCTTTACGTTTTAGACCCACTGAAGCAATGTTGCAAGAAGTTAAACCGATATTAGAAGACAAGGCAAAAACAATAGTATCTGATTCTTTACGAGTAGCGTTTAAAAATGCGATTAATAATGAAGAGTTATTTACGCCAACAAATTTTAAGAAAAATTTACCTGCTAATATTAATGGTTTCTTTTATAAAAATGAAAATGGAAAGCTTGATTTCAAATTTATAGAAACTGGTATTACATCAGGACTACAATCTGAAGTTAAAAAATTTCTAGATGGATCTGAAATAACAGAAAGTATAAAGGCTATTAACGGTATAAAATCTAAAAAATAGAAAAAGATGCCTGCAAAAAAAGTCATAGAAACCAAAAAGCTAAACCGTATTTTTAAAAATGGTGAAATAAAGGTGCATGCCCTAAAGGACATAGATATGATTATTGAAGAAGGTGAATTTGTTGCCATTATGGGAGCGTCAGGTTCTGGAAAGTCAACCTTACTACATATTATTGGTTGTTTAGATAGGGCTACCTCTGGAGAATATGATTTAGATGGAGTACAGGTAAATAAATTAGGTAAGAATCATTTGGCAGATGTCCGAAATCAAAAAATAGGTTTCATTTTTCAAAGTTATAATTTATTGTCTCGTACTACGGCACTTGAAAATGTTGAACTACCTCTTATTTATGACAGAACGGGGCAATTTACAAACTCAAAAGAATTGGCTCAAAAAGCCCTTGAACAAGTGGGGTTAGCAGACCGTATTTACCATAAAACGAATGAACTTTCTGGAGGACAACAACAGCGTGTTGCTATTGCTAGGGCATTGGTTAACAATCCCGCTCTTATTTTGGCAGATGAACCTACGGGTAACTTAGATAGTAAAGCCAGTATTGATATTGCCGATCTTTTTGTTCAATTGAATAATGAGGGAAAGACGATTGTTATGATTACGCATGAACCAGAAATTGCACAATTTGCAAAACGCATGATCTATTTGAGAGATGGACAAATTATTTCTGATAAAATTATAGAAAAAAGAAGTACAAAAGCATTTGCACTCAAAGAATTAGAAAAACCAGTTAAAACTCCTTAAAAGAACAATTATGAAAAGGTTTTTAAAAATATTTAAAGTTGCTTTTCTGTCTATCTATAAGAATAGGACGCGGAGTTTATTGACAATGCTGGGTATTATTATTGGTGTTGGAGCGGTTATTATGACCATATCGGCAGGAGAGGGAGCAACATTAGAGGTAGAAAACCAAATATCAGGGTTAGGTACCAATCTTTTGATGATACAAACCAAGTCAGAACATAAGGCAGGTATCAATGTTAGAATGGGACGCCCTATTGATGAGAAAGATTTTGATATGCTTAAAAAAAATTCGGTTTGGATGCCCCAATTATCTCCTCTTGTAGCGATTGGAGCACAAGCTATAGGACCAAGTGGATATAAATCGACTATGGTTTATGGTGTTGCTTACGATTATTTTTATATCACTAGTAGAGCATTACAAACAGGTAGTTTTTTTACCGAAGATGACGTGCGAACAGCAAAAAAATATTGTGTTATTGGCCAAACGATACGAGAAGAACTTTTTCCTGGAGAAGACCCTATTGGTCATCAAATACGTATAGATAAAGTGCCTTTTACGGTACTTGGTCTTTTAACTGAAGAAGGTTCAGGCGGTATGCAGGATATGGATGATATAATTTTAGCTCCGTATACAACAATTCAAAATAGATTGTATGGTCATCAACGAGGGTATACAATGATTTTGGGAAGTGCGTTAAGCGAAGATCATATTGCTGACGCTGAAATTGAGACCTCAGAACTATTACGAGAGTCTCATAAAATAATGGATGGAGATGAAGATGATTTTGAAATTATGACACAAATTGAACTTCAAGAAATTACTGGAAATGTTACAGGAATCTTAACCATTCTGTTGGGTGCCGTAGCTAGTATTTCATTAATTGTTGGAGGTATTGGTATTATGAATATTATGCTGGTTTCGGTTACTGAGCGAACTCGAGAAATAGGTACTAGACTTGCGATTGGAGCTAGAGAAAGCGATATTTTAACGCAGTTTTTAATAGAAGCCATAGTGCTCAGCTTGGTAGGAGGTGTTTTAGGAATAGCATTTGGAATTATAGGAAATCAAATTATTTATAAAGTAACTGGATTTTTTATTCCTACTGTTGGTTATTCAATACTTATTGGGTTCGGGTTTTCAGCACTTGTAGGTGTTGCTTTTGGATATTTTCCAGCACGAAAAGCAGCAAAATTAAATCCGATAGATGCTTTACGATATGAATAAAAAGTAACATAAAAGAAAGACGAATAAAAATAAAAAATTATGAAAGATCTACATACGATACTTAAGGAAATAACAAATCTAACCTTGAATATTGAAATGAATTATCCTGAGCTATATCGCTCATTAGATGAAAACCCAATGACTTTACCTGTAGCGAGTCATCCTCAAATAGATAAAAAGGTAATGCAGGAGTATTTAGTAGGCTTAAAGGATTTGTTGGAGCGGTATGTAACCGAAGAGAATATTAAAAACGAATAAAAATCAACTTTTAAAATCTACATAATGGGAGAAATCGCTACATCAAACAGAGAAATAACATTGTACTATAGTTCAAATTCTGAAAGAGCAAAACAGGCCTTAGCATATGCAAAAACAGAAGGTTTGGCAATACACGAAGTCGATATTTTAAAAACGAAACTTACGGGTCTCCAAATAATAGAACTTGCAGATAGATTACATCTAGAACCCGCTGATCTTGTTAATCAAGAACACCCTGCTTATACTTC
The nucleotide sequence above comes from Aureibaculum algae. Encoded proteins:
- a CDS encoding T9SS type A sorting domain-containing protein, which codes for MRKVILLCMLCCIAWISNAQIQEENFDASVIPEGWSATSGPTGCTWQFGYSGSLIGSGYTNPASFSSGGVIFNDNSCGSFVNNYVELEGPSIDLIAQSVSTAAIELIYNHQTFSNSGNFMVDVWDGTVWQNVLLVDGDDTAPNSGSNQSVSIDVTAYINNAFKVKFIYDDENTFTWGIGIDHYTLLNTTTASIEDLVSVGFNYSPNPVTDNILTLRADENIAIVNVYNTIGQKVISKKPVASESKLYMDHLPDGVYLIQVEVGDKNGTFKVIK
- the aroC gene encoding chorismate synthase, whose product is MSNSIGKLFKLTTFGESHGAAIGGVIDGCPAGITLDFKAIQNELDRRKPGQSAIVTQRKEPDTVEFLSGIFDGQTTGTSIGFIIKNTNQKSQDYSDIKNTFRPSHADYTYTKKYGLRDFRGGGRSSARETANWIVAGAIAKQILKDIKINAFTNSVGAIALDKSYQELDLSQTESNAVRCPDTETATKMIDHIKAIKKQGDTIGGTITCVAKNVPLGFGEPIFDKLHARLGQAMLTINAVKGFEYGSGFEGTKLKGSEHNDAFNVDGSTKTNLSGGIQGGISNGMDVYFNVAFKPVATLLQKYDTIDADGNAVNVQGKGRHDPCVVPRAVPIVEALTAMVLMDFYLLDNSSKI
- a CDS encoding efflux RND transporter periplasmic adaptor subunit, whose translation is MKKYRWLIVTAVVVIAVIGYFYVRPKIESKKVDYTFTVFQKGDIESDVSSTGTLEAINTVDVGTQISGTISKIYVDYNDQVKAGQLLATMDMKMLRTALESASANLAVSQAQLNQVQDDYNRNKVLFEKDVISEKEFNTSKYSYEQAVSYKKASQAALTNAQVNMGYAKILSPINGVVIEKAVDEGQTVAASFSTPTMFIIAEDLSKMQILADVDESDIGYVKDSMDVRFTIQTYPDKKFFGKVSQIRLQPTEINNVVNYQVVIDIENKGGLLIPGMTTNIEFITAKAKDVWLINNSALRFRPTEAMLQEVKPILEDKAKTIVSDSLRVAFKNAINNEELFTPTNFKKNLPANINGFFYKNENGKLDFKFIETGITSGLQSEVKKFLDGSEITESIKAINGIKSKK
- a CDS encoding ABC transporter ATP-binding protein, giving the protein MPAKKVIETKKLNRIFKNGEIKVHALKDIDMIIEEGEFVAIMGASGSGKSTLLHIIGCLDRATSGEYDLDGVQVNKLGKNHLADVRNQKIGFIFQSYNLLSRTTALENVELPLIYDRTGQFTNSKELAQKALEQVGLADRIYHKTNELSGGQQQRVAIARALVNNPALILADEPTGNLDSKASIDIADLFVQLNNEGKTIVMITHEPEIAQFAKRMIYLRDGQIISDKIIEKRSTKAFALKELEKPVKTP
- a CDS encoding ABC transporter permease, whose product is MKRFLKIFKVAFLSIYKNRTRSLLTMLGIIIGVGAVIMTISAGEGATLEVENQISGLGTNLLMIQTKSEHKAGINVRMGRPIDEKDFDMLKKNSVWMPQLSPLVAIGAQAIGPSGYKSTMVYGVAYDYFYITSRALQTGSFFTEDDVRTAKKYCVIGQTIREELFPGEDPIGHQIRIDKVPFTVLGLLTEEGSGGMQDMDDIILAPYTTIQNRLYGHQRGYTMILGSALSEDHIADAEIETSELLRESHKIMDGDEDDFEIMTQIELQEITGNVTGILTILLGAVASISLIVGGIGIMNIMLVSVTERTREIGTRLAIGARESDILTQFLIEAIVLSLVGGVLGIAFGIIGNQIIYKVTGFFIPTVGYSILIGFGFSALVGVAFGYFPARKAAKLNPIDALRYE
- a CDS encoding arsenate reductase family protein; translation: MGEIATSNREITLYYSSNSERAKQALAYAKTEGLAIHEVDILKTKLTGLQIIELADRLHLEPADLVNQEHPAYTSHLQHHDLSTDDWIKMIRHNPEIMKQPIALKGDKTVLVETPTDILKI